One genomic segment of Stigmatella erecta includes these proteins:
- a CDS encoding DUF1501 domain-containing protein, whose product MTLSRRHFLRDVSRGLGCLAAASALPRWLGEAEAASLGGYAGYRAAVCVFLLGGNDSNNLLIPRLGTPYAQYKAARPNIGIAQADLLTINPVGQTAASYGLHPSLKKLQAIFEQERAAVVCNVGPLVLPMRKSDYVTGSVIRPDNLFSHSDQQDAWASAIANPTSVELPLPLIGKATGWGGRTADKINGLNPGEYPEVTAFGGKALFSAGASRQPMVVAANGKLEFEGTGDEVFNAIQQEALSEVLGIHNDVILEASYGGTFATAQQFAAARAAAREAAWLLLPVAARQAIDALFELPAGGSNWGLPGQLYQVVRDLVAGAMPTASGGLGLKRQMFSVGLGGFDTHTGQDTAQSALFAQLDFSLDAFHQALTILRTATSFGTAPPQTTLFTISDFGRTFLENSNKGTDHGWGSHMLVLGDRVVGRRLYGAFPNLDLTNNAANNLDAVDAKGRWLPSLTVDQYAHSIAAWLGLSAVEERDYVFPNLGDYVAAAAANQFPESARKTKIDFLLEDT is encoded by the coding sequence ATGACCCTTTCACGACGCCACTTCCTCCGCGACGTCTCCCGTGGCCTGGGTTGCCTCGCTGCTGCCTCTGCCCTTCCTCGCTGGCTGGGTGAGGCGGAAGCCGCCTCGCTCGGCGGCTACGCGGGCTACCGCGCCGCGGTGTGTGTCTTCCTTCTGGGAGGCAACGACTCCAACAACCTGCTCATCCCCAGGCTGGGCACGCCGTACGCGCAGTACAAGGCGGCGCGGCCGAACATCGGCATCGCCCAGGCCGACCTGCTCACCATCAACCCTGTGGGCCAGACCGCCGCCTCCTACGGGCTGCACCCCTCGCTCAAGAAGCTCCAGGCGATCTTCGAGCAAGAGCGGGCCGCCGTCGTGTGCAACGTGGGGCCGCTCGTGTTGCCCATGAGGAAGAGCGACTACGTCACGGGCAGCGTGATCCGGCCGGACAACCTGTTCTCTCACTCCGACCAGCAGGACGCCTGGGCGAGCGCGATCGCCAACCCCACCTCCGTGGAGCTGCCGTTGCCGCTCATTGGCAAGGCCACCGGCTGGGGCGGCCGGACCGCGGACAAGATCAACGGCCTGAACCCGGGGGAATACCCGGAGGTGACGGCATTCGGGGGCAAGGCGCTCTTCTCCGCGGGGGCCTCCCGGCAGCCGATGGTGGTGGCCGCGAACGGCAAGCTCGAGTTCGAGGGGACGGGCGACGAGGTCTTCAACGCCATCCAGCAGGAGGCGCTCTCCGAGGTGCTCGGGATTCACAATGACGTCATCCTGGAGGCGTCTTACGGCGGGACGTTCGCCACGGCGCAGCAGTTCGCCGCGGCGAGGGCCGCCGCGCGCGAGGCCGCCTGGCTCTTGCTCCCGGTGGCGGCGCGCCAGGCCATTGATGCCCTGTTCGAGCTTCCCGCGGGTGGCTCGAACTGGGGGCTGCCGGGCCAGCTCTATCAGGTCGTCCGGGATCTCGTGGCGGGCGCGATGCCCACGGCGAGCGGCGGGCTCGGCCTCAAGCGCCAGATGTTCTCCGTGGGACTGGGCGGCTTCGATACCCATACGGGACAGGACACGGCCCAGAGCGCGCTGTTCGCGCAGCTCGACTTCTCGCTCGACGCCTTCCACCAGGCCCTCACGATTCTCCGGACGGCGACGAGCTTCGGTACGGCGCCCCCGCAGACCACGCTCTTCACGATCAGCGACTTCGGCCGCACCTTCCTGGAGAACTCCAACAAGGGCACGGACCACGGTTGGGGCAGCCACATGCTCGTCTTGGGAGACCGCGTCGTGGGCCGCCGTCTCTATGGCGCCTTCCCGAACCTGGACCTGACGAACAACGCGGCGAACAACCTTGATGCCGTCGACGCCAAGGGACGCTGGCTTCCCTCGCTGACGGTGGACCAGTACGCCCACTCCATCGCCGCGTGGCTGGGCCTTTCGGCTGTCGAGGAGCGGGACTACGTGTTCCCGAACCTCGGTGACTATGTCGCCGCCGCGGCCGCCAACCAGTTCCCCGAGAGCGCGCGGAAGACCAAGATCGATTTCCTGCTCGAGGACACCTGA
- a CDS encoding DUF1800 domain-containing protein yields the protein MLRRTALALVLCATACAPEELPAGENPAEALRQVEQAAEPLDTPTERNAIRFLEQATFGPRLAPGVSPRPIDSVDQVMAEGISKSITAQLSATRSTFDGTDNSKGLDSQFFVNAVTGKDQLRQRVVFALSQILVVSPLGIANVASTPESEPKVAMAGYLNLLSTNAFGNFRTLLEAVTKSPAMGNYLDMVDNRAFDRDGTPKEPNENYAREMLQLFTLGLHKLNEDGTVQLDAEGLPIPVYTEAQVQAFSRALSGWTFAAPTGCPSIGRTNPPNYTEPMIGCNVNHLSTSQTLLRGGVTTEGGGTTVHLKQALDNVFADPNLPPFICKQLIQHLVTSNPSPAYVSRVVAVFKNNGSNVRGDLSAVVRKILEDDEARGAQPPQALYATYGHLRSPALFITSLVRWLDATLDTSAGKDPGKKLNAWSSSLGQDVPRPPSVFSYYPPNAPAPGGNGLLGPEFAILDTATATARANFVNDLLFSNSTANAGILIDLSTLPADATGLVAWLGRYWLHGSMSSSLQSAVSNAFTNPQAGTTLRRQKLAIYLTSLSPEYQIQR from the coding sequence ATGCTTCGACGTACCGCCCTTGCCCTTGTCCTGTGCGCCACCGCCTGCGCACCCGAGGAGCTGCCCGCCGGCGAGAACCCGGCCGAGGCGCTCCGCCAGGTGGAACAGGCCGCCGAGCCGCTCGATACCCCCACCGAGAGGAACGCCATCCGGTTCTTGGAGCAGGCCACCTTCGGCCCACGCCTGGCCCCGGGGGTGAGCCCGAGGCCCATTGACTCCGTGGATCAGGTGATGGCCGAAGGCATCTCCAAGTCCATCACGGCACAGCTCTCCGCCACCCGCTCCACGTTCGATGGCACCGACAACAGCAAGGGCCTGGACTCCCAGTTCTTCGTCAACGCCGTCACGGGCAAGGATCAGCTCCGGCAGCGGGTGGTCTTCGCGCTGAGCCAGATCCTCGTCGTCTCGCCCCTCGGTATCGCCAACGTCGCGTCCACGCCCGAGTCGGAGCCCAAGGTGGCGATGGCGGGTTACCTCAACTTGCTTTCCACGAATGCCTTCGGAAACTTCCGGACCCTGTTGGAGGCGGTCACCAAGAGCCCCGCCATGGGGAACTACCTCGACATGGTGGACAACCGCGCGTTCGACAGGGACGGCACTCCCAAGGAGCCGAACGAGAACTATGCGCGCGAGATGCTTCAGCTCTTCACCCTGGGGTTGCACAAGCTGAACGAGGACGGCACCGTGCAGCTCGACGCGGAGGGATTGCCCATCCCCGTGTACACCGAGGCGCAAGTCCAGGCGTTCTCGCGGGCGCTCTCCGGGTGGACGTTCGCCGCGCCCACCGGCTGCCCCAGCATCGGCCGCACCAACCCACCCAACTACACGGAGCCGATGATTGGGTGCAACGTGAACCATCTGTCCACCTCCCAGACCCTGCTCCGGGGCGGGGTGACGACGGAGGGGGGAGGCACCACGGTGCACCTCAAGCAGGCGCTCGACAACGTCTTCGCCGATCCAAACCTCCCGCCCTTCATCTGCAAGCAGCTCATCCAGCACCTCGTCACCAGCAACCCGAGCCCTGCCTATGTCAGCCGGGTCGTGGCAGTCTTCAAGAACAACGGCAGCAACGTGCGCGGCGACCTGAGCGCGGTGGTGCGGAAGATCCTGGAGGACGACGAGGCGCGCGGCGCGCAGCCTCCGCAGGCCCTCTACGCCACCTACGGCCACCTCCGGTCCCCCGCGCTGTTCATCACCTCGCTGGTCCGGTGGCTGGACGCCACGCTCGACACGTCCGCGGGCAAGGATCCGGGCAAGAAGCTCAATGCGTGGAGCAGCTCGCTGGGCCAGGATGTGCCCCGCCCTCCCTCGGTCTTCAGCTACTACCCTCCGAATGCGCCCGCGCCCGGCGGGAACGGATTGCTTGGTCCTGAGTTCGCCATCCTGGACACCGCGACGGCCACCGCCCGGGCCAACTTCGTGAACGACCTGCTCTTCTCGAACTCGACGGCCAACGCGGGCATCCTCATCGATCTGAGCACGCTCCCGGCGGACGCCACCGGGCTGGTGGCCTGGCTCGGCCGCTACTGGCTCCACGGCTCGATGTCCTCGAGTCTCCAGTCCGCCGTCTCCAATGCCTTCACCAACCCCCAGGCTGGCACCACGCTGCGCAGGCAGAAGCTGGCCATCTACCTCACGTCGCTCTCCCCCGAGTACCAGATCCAGCGGTGA
- a CDS encoding S9 family peptidase, whose protein sequence is MRRLLFRLGILIATLAGTPMLAFAPGAPASAMPDKQLQARLDLSDRYMRLPQLVRDSLVSQQWLREGDRLVFWSAVGPDAGTWVLVHARTGAMKPLLSSDALRTQLSRLMGKPVQVPDQLGFAIAPDQRGIVFRIEERFFGLGLSDGHVTALAPDGLAALSLSRGNLLAPDGQSVAVPRDGGFAVLGGDGRTRLERSGEENYGWQIPERAWSPDSRFLMVWRNDLRGVHKIPIVDYSSALEQVTLVPYVKTGTPLGRQELYVIEPATGRVTRIPPTEGETYDWFAGWRPGSGEALILQMSRDGKRLDLSAVEPGSGKRRRVLREERLESFVAGLDFAGEGWARQVTPLPDGTGFLWLSERDGWRHVYRYDFAGTLVRQVTQGAFPVHQVVGIAPKGDAVFLLASADSAAPYEHLLYRGSLKGGALKRMPPGSGMHKIAFSPSGSYYVDAWSSRTQPRLRDMVSTDGKTRFRLTAADASALEELGYKPPEALTVLAADGTTPLHGVLYKPRDFDPAKRYPVIAYIYAGPFITAVPWSFIGTFESLHAHAIAQMGFAVMVLDPRGTPGRSKAFQDATYGRIGQTEIPDYVAGLQQAAATRPWMDIERAGIFGHSWGGYFALRGMLMAPEVFKAGYAGAPGALEEEAIINEPYLGLPSVNPAGYQAGSNMALAGNLQGQLKMMHGSSDVNASLSTTMRMADALIRAGKHFEMLIMPGEPHGPRPPADRYYFDDIQLFFVRTLGGPR, encoded by the coding sequence ATGCGACGCCTCCTCTTCCGCCTCGGCATCCTGATCGCCACCCTTGCTGGCACGCCCATGCTGGCGTTCGCTCCCGGTGCACCGGCCTCCGCCATGCCGGACAAGCAGCTGCAGGCGAGGCTGGACCTCTCCGATCGATACATGCGGCTCCCGCAGCTCGTTCGAGACAGCCTGGTTTCGCAGCAATGGCTCCGCGAGGGAGACCGGCTGGTCTTCTGGTCGGCGGTGGGACCGGACGCGGGCACCTGGGTGCTGGTTCATGCCCGGACAGGAGCCATGAAGCCGCTGCTGTCCAGCGATGCGCTGCGCACCCAGCTCTCGCGGCTGATGGGGAAGCCGGTTCAGGTGCCAGACCAGCTGGGCTTCGCCATCGCTCCGGACCAGCGGGGAATCGTCTTCCGGATCGAGGAGCGTTTCTTCGGCTTGGGTCTATCGGATGGCCACGTCACGGCGCTGGCTCCGGACGGCCTGGCCGCCCTGTCCCTGTCCCGGGGCAACCTCCTGGCTCCCGACGGTCAATCCGTCGCGGTGCCGCGCGACGGTGGCTTCGCGGTACTGGGAGGCGACGGACGCACGCGGCTTGAGCGCAGCGGCGAGGAGAACTATGGCTGGCAGATCCCCGAGAGGGCCTGGTCTCCCGACAGCCGCTTCCTGATGGTCTGGCGCAACGATCTGCGCGGCGTTCACAAGATTCCGATCGTGGACTACTCGAGTGCTCTCGAGCAGGTGACCCTGGTTCCCTACGTCAAGACGGGCACGCCGCTGGGGCGTCAGGAACTCTACGTGATCGAACCGGCCACCGGCCGCGTGACACGCATTCCTCCCACGGAAGGAGAGACTTATGACTGGTTCGCCGGCTGGCGTCCCGGCAGCGGTGAGGCGCTGATCCTCCAGATGTCGCGCGACGGCAAGCGGCTGGACCTCTCCGCGGTGGAGCCTGGCTCGGGGAAGCGCCGGCGGGTGCTGCGCGAAGAGCGGCTGGAGAGCTTCGTGGCCGGGTTGGACTTCGCCGGGGAGGGCTGGGCACGCCAGGTCACACCGCTGCCGGACGGCACCGGCTTCCTCTGGTTGTCCGAGCGCGACGGATGGCGGCATGTCTACCGATACGACTTCGCAGGCACGCTCGTGCGCCAGGTCACCCAGGGTGCCTTCCCCGTCCATCAAGTGGTGGGCATCGCGCCAAAGGGCGACGCGGTCTTCCTGTTGGCCTCCGCTGACAGCGCTGCACCGTACGAGCACCTGCTCTACCGGGGAAGCCTCAAGGGCGGCGCGCTGAAGCGGATGCCGCCAGGCTCGGGCATGCACAAGATCGCCTTCTCTCCCTCCGGGAGCTACTACGTGGACGCATGGTCCTCCCGGACGCAGCCGCGGCTGCGGGACATGGTGTCCACGGACGGCAAGACACGCTTTCGTCTCACCGCGGCCGATGCGAGCGCCCTTGAGGAACTGGGCTACAAGCCCCCGGAGGCACTCACCGTCCTGGCCGCCGATGGCACCACGCCCCTGCACGGCGTGCTCTACAAGCCGCGCGATTTCGACCCGGCCAAGCGCTATCCAGTCATCGCCTACATCTATGCGGGCCCCTTCATCACGGCCGTGCCCTGGAGCTTCATCGGCACCTTCGAGTCGCTCCACGCGCATGCCATCGCGCAGATGGGCTTCGCCGTCATGGTGCTCGATCCCCGGGGCACTCCGGGCCGGAGCAAGGCCTTTCAGGACGCGACCTATGGCCGGATTGGCCAGACCGAGATTCCCGACTACGTCGCGGGCCTCCAGCAGGCCGCCGCCACCCGTCCCTGGATGGACATAGAGCGTGCCGGGATCTTCGGCCACTCGTGGGGCGGCTACTTCGCCCTGCGCGGCATGCTGATGGCTCCGGAGGTCTTCAAGGCGGGCTACGCGGGAGCCCCGGGCGCGCTGGAGGAGGAGGCGATCATCAACGAGCCCTACCTTGGCCTCCCAAGCGTGAATCCCGCCGGCTACCAGGCCGGGTCCAACATGGCGCTGGCCGGGAACCTCCAAGGGCAGCTCAAGATGATGCATGGCTCCAGCGACGTGAACGCCTCCCTCTCCACGACGATGCGCATGGCCGACGCGCTGATCCGCGCCGGCAAGCACTTCGAGATGCTCATCATGCCGGGAGAGCCCCACGGGCCCCGGCCGCCCGCGGACCGCTACTACTTCGACGACATCCAGCTGTTCTTCGTCCGGACCCTCGGTGGTCCACGCTGA
- a CDS encoding LysR family transcriptional regulator, whose protein sequence is MEFRQLQLFVAVAEELHFGRAAARVGMAQPPFSQQIRKLEAGLGVELLTRTSRRVALTSAGSRFLEDARELLARRMEVISTVRRAAQGETGPLRVGFGASSAFGILPRIVLRFRSRFPEVKLELDDREKLDIGVALSTGELDLAIVRAPFRHDGVTVEQLLREPFVLALPVRHPRARQKAVALSSLASEPFILFPRHSAPGLHDTITSMCLGAGFSPLIRQEASSWPSVVGMVQAGLGITIAPMSAQALRPQGVVFRELSGGSAWAKLAVAFRGPHLMPAAAHFRAIAHETITLAQASLPL, encoded by the coding sequence ATGGAATTCCGCCAGCTTCAGCTCTTCGTCGCCGTCGCGGAGGAGCTGCACTTCGGCCGGGCCGCTGCCCGGGTAGGGATGGCCCAGCCGCCGTTCAGCCAGCAGATCCGCAAGCTCGAAGCCGGACTGGGGGTGGAGCTGCTCACCCGGACGAGCCGCCGCGTGGCCCTGACCTCGGCGGGGAGCCGCTTCCTGGAGGACGCCCGGGAGCTGCTGGCAAGGCGCATGGAGGTGATCTCCACGGTCCGGCGGGCGGCCCAGGGAGAGACTGGGCCCCTGCGGGTCGGCTTCGGTGCGTCGTCGGCCTTCGGGATCCTCCCTCGCATCGTGCTCCGGTTCCGGTCACGGTTCCCGGAGGTGAAGCTCGAACTCGATGATCGCGAGAAGCTGGACATCGGCGTCGCGCTCAGCACCGGCGAGCTGGATCTCGCCATCGTCCGGGCCCCCTTCCGGCATGACGGGGTGACGGTCGAACAGTTGCTCCGGGAACCTTTCGTCCTGGCGCTCCCGGTGCGGCACCCCAGAGCACGCCAGAAGGCCGTCGCCCTGTCGTCATTGGCGAGCGAACCGTTCATCCTGTTTCCCCGGCACTCGGCTCCAGGCCTGCACGACACGATCACGAGCATGTGTCTCGGCGCGGGCTTCTCGCCGCTCATCCGCCAGGAAGCCAGCTCTTGGCCCTCGGTCGTCGGCATGGTGCAAGCGGGACTCGGGATCACCATTGCCCCGATGTCGGCTCAAGCCCTGCGGCCACAAGGGGTAGTATTCAGGGAGCTGAGCGGCGGCTCCGCCTGGGCGAAGCTGGCGGTTGCCTTCCGCGGTCCACACCTCATGCCTGCGGCGGCGCACTTCCGTGCGATCGCGCACGAAACCATCACGCTGGCCCAGGCCTCCCTCCCATTGTGA
- a CDS encoding ergot alkaloid biosynthesis protein yields the protein MNKPRILVTGGTGKTGARLVRRLRELDWPVRLASRSGKAPEGVEAARFDWLRPEGHDAVLEGVERVYLVAPEGVPDPGAPMKAFIERALGAGVRRFVLLSSSAVPEGGPFMGGLHRFLHERVPEWAVLRPSWFMQNFSEGPARDSVRDEDVLYSAAGEGRVPFIDAGDIAEVGLRALIDPAAHNIDHVLTGPRTLSYAEVADILGAARGRAVRHVSMSEQQFTAYWIRHGLPPDYAALLSASDVAISKGTEDRTTDAVERVTGRPPRDLVDFARETAAVWRA from the coding sequence ATGAACAAGCCTCGGATTCTGGTGACGGGCGGTACGGGCAAGACGGGAGCGCGGCTGGTGCGGAGGCTGCGTGAATTGGATTGGCCGGTGCGGCTCGCGAGCCGCTCGGGCAAGGCGCCCGAGGGGGTGGAGGCCGCGCGCTTCGACTGGCTGCGGCCGGAGGGCCATGACGCCGTCCTGGAGGGCGTGGAGCGGGTCTACCTCGTCGCTCCCGAGGGAGTGCCCGATCCGGGCGCTCCCATGAAAGCCTTCATCGAGCGGGCGCTTGGGGCGGGGGTGCGCCGCTTCGTGCTGCTCAGTTCCTCGGCGGTTCCCGAGGGGGGACCGTTCATGGGCGGACTGCATCGCTTCCTGCACGAGCGCGTGCCAGAGTGGGCGGTGCTGCGCCCCTCGTGGTTCATGCAAAACTTCTCCGAGGGCCCCGCCCGGGACTCCGTGCGCGACGAGGATGTCCTCTATTCAGCGGCGGGCGAGGGGCGCGTGCCCTTCATCGACGCGGGAGACATCGCGGAGGTGGGCCTCCGGGCACTCATCGACCCGGCGGCGCACAATATCGATCACGTGCTCACCGGGCCCCGGACGCTGAGCTACGCGGAGGTGGCCGACATCCTTGGCGCGGCGCGGGGCCGGGCCGTACGCCACGTATCCATGTCCGAACAACAGTTCACCGCGTATTGGATACGCCACGGACTGCCGCCAGACTACGCCGCGCTGCTGTCGGCCTCGGATGTGGCCATCTCCAAGGGGACGGAGGACCGAACGACCGACGCCGTGGAGCGAGTGACGGGACGGCCCCCACGGGATTTGGTGGACTTCGCCCGGGAGACCGCCGCAGTCTGGCGCGCCTGA
- a CDS encoding SDR family NAD(P)-dependent oxidoreductase: MNGRLRGRRVLVTSADRYAGPPVCELFTKEGAEVIADTSNYLDPKAPQRVIDAAGRVDVLVANFAGPLRITPYSKMLGKVQEFADEDFQAYLDEIVWPMVRFVRAVLPQMIERRSGKIVAFTSAVAVRAIPGLAVYSAARGAQNAFVLATGAEVAPHNVQFNAIAPSYLENVTYFTPAMLAEPGMRASLVANIPAGRTGEGYEAAELALSLATEASNFMAGQVISMAGGWCT, from the coding sequence ATGAACGGACGATTGCGTGGACGCCGGGTGCTTGTGACCAGCGCGGACCGGTATGCAGGCCCGCCGGTCTGCGAACTCTTCACCAAGGAGGGGGCCGAGGTCATCGCCGACACGAGTAACTACCTCGATCCCAAGGCCCCCCAACGGGTCATCGATGCAGCGGGACGGGTCGACGTGCTCGTGGCCAACTTTGCCGGGCCCCTGAGGATCACGCCCTACTCGAAGATGCTCGGAAAGGTCCAAGAGTTCGCCGACGAGGACTTCCAGGCCTACCTGGACGAGATCGTCTGGCCCATGGTCCGCTTCGTTCGCGCGGTGCTTCCGCAGATGATCGAGCGCCGCTCCGGAAAGATCGTGGCCTTCACCAGCGCGGTTGCTGTCCGGGCCATTCCAGGGCTGGCGGTCTACTCCGCGGCACGGGGGGCTCAGAACGCCTTCGTTCTGGCCACCGGCGCGGAGGTGGCCCCGCACAACGTGCAGTTCAACGCCATTGCCCCGTCTTACTTGGAGAACGTCACCTACTTCACCCCGGCGATGCTCGCCGAGCCGGGAATGCGCGCTTCGCTCGTGGCCAACATTCCGGCCGGCCGGACCGGCGAAGGGTATGAAGCCGCCGAGCTGGCCCTCTCGCTCGCCACCGAGGCCAGCAACTTCATGGCGGGACAGGTCATCTCGATGGCCGGAGGCTGGTGCACCTGA
- a CDS encoding ankyrin repeat domain-containing protein: protein MSATSNGDVTQALLALCGDKARWKHELTAEAVKKAVAEGADLKGRDQNGLTALHLAVQGPSAKSDPLPSVDVVRALIDAGADVNARDNFQQPPLLHAVPSETSQAYEGQALKIVRMLREAGGTLPSDVKDGFSGAFKTTTEVLYREILDAGAAIDARDPQGKTPLHRSAAIGWPASARLLLERGAEVNALDALGRTPLGVALRTKEEPWVAHNKRTPGFNAVISALEAAGGKASIPFPHDPTDPFAPFPIDEATLAKALMGKKLSFKHAVSSAQEVATGLHSFGEPSAALDKLKALSGALEVEERKVRLKGPLTLQRAFFHHGDLEVDGDLTIQKPFAVTGDVIVHGVVWDAGNDSLVNILGDLKCHALFTDGEFSVGGGIEARDVVLGYYNDHILSADTIRAKVVIEDEHAVDATIEAEHHFDIDTYAQGHGEGVAEDLRAIFVDQVFEDAEEPDEPELGEEEEASYLDKGALFDRISKGLPVFRKNKK from the coding sequence ATGTCGGCGACGTCGAACGGCGATGTGACCCAGGCCCTGCTCGCGCTGTGCGGAGACAAGGCCCGCTGGAAGCACGAACTGACCGCGGAGGCCGTGAAGAAGGCCGTCGCCGAAGGCGCGGACCTGAAAGGGCGCGACCAGAATGGCCTGACGGCCCTGCATCTCGCGGTGCAGGGGCCCTCCGCGAAGAGCGATCCACTCCCCAGCGTCGACGTGGTGCGGGCGCTCATCGATGCGGGCGCGGATGTGAACGCGCGCGACAACTTCCAGCAGCCCCCGTTGCTGCACGCCGTTCCCTCGGAGACTTCCCAGGCCTACGAGGGCCAAGCCCTGAAAATCGTCCGCATGCTGCGCGAGGCCGGAGGCACGTTGCCCTCGGACGTGAAGGACGGGTTCAGCGGCGCGTTCAAGACGACGACCGAGGTGCTCTACCGGGAGATTCTCGACGCGGGCGCGGCCATCGACGCGAGGGACCCCCAGGGGAAGACGCCGCTCCACCGCTCGGCGGCCATCGGCTGGCCGGCCAGCGCCAGGTTGCTGCTCGAACGCGGAGCCGAGGTGAATGCGCTCGACGCGTTGGGCCGCACGCCGCTGGGCGTGGCGCTGCGCACGAAGGAGGAGCCCTGGGTCGCGCACAACAAGCGCACGCCCGGCTTCAACGCCGTCATCAGCGCGCTGGAGGCCGCCGGAGGCAAGGCGAGCATTCCCTTCCCGCACGACCCCACGGACCCGTTCGCGCCCTTCCCCATCGACGAGGCCACGCTGGCGAAGGCGCTCATGGGCAAGAAGCTCTCGTTCAAGCACGCGGTGAGCTCGGCGCAGGAAGTGGCCACGGGGTTGCACAGCTTCGGTGAGCCGAGTGCTGCGCTGGACAAGCTCAAAGCCTTGAGTGGCGCGCTCGAAGTGGAGGAGCGGAAGGTCCGGCTGAAGGGCCCGCTGACGCTGCAGCGCGCCTTCTTCCACCACGGCGATCTGGAGGTGGACGGCGACCTGACCATCCAGAAGCCGTTCGCGGTGACGGGGGATGTCATCGTGCACGGCGTGGTGTGGGACGCTGGAAATGACTCGCTCGTGAACATCCTGGGCGACCTGAAGTGCCATGCGCTCTTCACCGACGGAGAGTTCAGCGTCGGGGGTGGCATCGAGGCGCGCGACGTGGTGCTCGGCTACTACAACGACCACATCCTGAGTGCGGACACCATTCGGGCCAAGGTCGTCATCGAGGATGAACACGCCGTCGATGCCACCATCGAGGCCGAGCACCACTTCGACATCGACACGTACGCCCAGGGCCATGGCGAGGGCGTGGCCGAGGACCTCCGAGCCATCTTCGTCGACCAGGTGTTCGAGGACGCCGAAGAGCCGGATGAGCCGGAGTTGGGCGAAGAGGAAGAAGCGTCTTACCTCGACAAGGGCGCGCTCTTCGACCGCATCAGCAAGGGGCTACCCGTCTTCCGCAAGAACAAGAAGTAG
- a CDS encoding DUF5953 family protein has protein sequence MTKQSSLILIVYAPALVSNDGRTLAAAHGIERALPGVRLEWELSRAGRPIALPQRDGWLAEASARGKFPLLCNGDENYPVTVTGWGRPAGLSAGGQSQFEVHAELPLDAASIAAAADVLEGVAEGARAFWGRVLPNGVAPEMAKQIRHSMDQPHVPPRGLPALNLPQHIPSPAIPHHLGWLNYWSAAAAQAIRFPDPVRDADLLSRARRTATGGWVVRLTETPLDLDNSAHLEALLRAYKRFPEIGGRVTPG, from the coding sequence ATGACCAAGCAGAGCTCCCTGATCCTCATCGTCTACGCGCCTGCGCTCGTGAGCAACGACGGCCGCACGCTCGCAGCCGCCCACGGAATCGAACGGGCACTCCCCGGTGTGCGCTTGGAGTGGGAGCTATCACGGGCGGGACGGCCTATCGCGTTGCCGCAACGTGATGGGTGGCTCGCTGAGGCGAGCGCGCGCGGGAAATTCCCGCTGCTGTGCAACGGCGACGAGAATTACCCCGTGACGGTGACGGGGTGGGGAAGACCTGCGGGCCTCAGCGCAGGCGGCCAGTCACAATTTGAAGTCCACGCAGAGCTGCCGCTGGATGCGGCCAGCATCGCGGCGGCGGCGGATGTGCTGGAAGGCGTGGCGGAAGGCGCACGCGCGTTCTGGGGGCGCGTGTTGCCGAACGGCGTGGCTCCGGAGATGGCGAAACAAATTCGTCACTCGATGGATCAGCCGCATGTCCCGCCCCGGGGGCTCCCAGCGCTCAACCTCCCCCAGCACATTCCCTCGCCAGCGATTCCCCATCACCTAGGGTGGCTGAATTACTGGTCGGCAGCCGCTGCACAAGCTATCAGGTTCCCGGACCCTGTCCGCGATGCGGACTTGCTCTCTCGGGCGCGGCGCACTGCGACGGGCGGATGGGTCGTTCGGCTCACGGAGACGCCGCTCGATCTCGACAACTCCGCGCATCTTGAGGCGCTCTTGCGTGCGTATAAGCGCTTCCCGGAGATTGGCGGGCGCGTAACTCCGGGCTGA
- a CDS encoding DUF6310 domain-containing protein — translation MTTERSPECEPIPVPHAGEDAPHNACADRFPPNRYPGNDVLVGGKRFDALQAGTRVLWEIKTHQFDTYNAFIRRQTILGQVPLLQEERDIATACGYGFVVGVSTQEHKDALLERDFTLNIVVTGCKR, via the coding sequence GTGACGACGGAGCGCAGTCCTGAGTGCGAGCCCATCCCGGTGCCGCACGCGGGCGAGGATGCCCCGCATAACGCGTGCGCTGACAGGTTTCCGCCGAACCGCTACCCCGGCAATGACGTGCTCGTTGGAGGCAAGCGCTTTGATGCGCTGCAAGCCGGCACGCGTGTACTGTGGGAGATCAAGACCCATCAATTCGACACGTACAATGCCTTCATCCGGCGGCAGACGATCCTGGGGCAAGTGCCGTTGTTGCAGGAAGAGCGAGACATCGCGACGGCATGTGGATATGGCTTCGTCGTTGGGGTGAGCACCCAAGAGCACAAAGACGCATTGCTCGAACGGGATTTCACCCTCAACATTGTCGTTACGGGGTGCAAGCGATGA